The following coding sequences lie in one Calidithermus timidus DSM 17022 genomic window:
- the rplI gene encoding 50S ribosomal protein L9 has protein sequence MKVILLEPMENLGDVGAVVNVKPGYARNYLLPRGLAALASESNLKTLEAKIRAQAKKAAERKAEAERLKEILESLTLELKVKAGETKIYGSVTSREIASALEAQHQIGIDPKRLLLERPIKDLGEYTLVYKPHPEVPMNLKVVVVADKA, from the coding sequence ATGAAGGTGATTCTGCTCGAACCCATGGAGAACCTGGGCGACGTGGGCGCTGTGGTCAACGTCAAGCCGGGCTATGCCCGCAACTATCTGCTGCCCCGGGGCCTTGCCGCACTGGCTAGTGAGTCCAACCTCAAAACCCTCGAGGCCAAGATTCGCGCCCAGGCTAAGAAGGCCGCCGAGCGCAAGGCCGAGGCCGAGCGCCTGAAGGAGATCCTCGAGTCCCTGACCCTCGAGCTCAAGGTAAAGGCCGGCGAGACCAAGATCTACGGCTCGGTCACCAGCCGTGAGATCGCCTCGGCGCTGGAGGCCCAGCACCAGATCGGCATCGACCCCAAGCGCTTGCTGCTCGAGCGCCCCATCAAGGACCTGGGCGAGTACACCCTGGTCTACAAGCCCCACCCCGAAGTTCCCATGAACCTCAAGGTGGTGGTGGTAGCCGACAAGGCCTGA